The Porphyromonas pogonae genome segment GGCGACTGATTGAATTAAAGAAACAATATAAACAAACTTATATTATGAAATTATTAGAAAACAAAGTAGCGCTTATCACCGGAGCCGGAAGAGGTATCGGTAAAGCCATAGCACTTAAATATGCTCAGGAAGGAGCCAATGTAGCCATCACAGACCTCAAGATAGATGAGTCGGTAGAAGCCTTTGTAAAAGAACTCGAAGCTCTAGGTGTCAAAGCCAAAGCATACGCCTCCAATGCTGCTAATTTCGAAGATGCGCACAAAGTGGTGCAAGAAGTAGTCGCAGACTTTGGCAGGATCGATGTCCTCATCAATAATGCAGGTATCACCCGTGACGGACTGATGATGAGAATGACCGAGGAGCAATGGGATCTTGTGATCAATGTAAACCTCAAGTCGGCCTTCAATCTGATCCACGCCATTACCCCGGTGATGATGAAGCAGAAATGCGGTAGTATCATCAACATGGCTTCTGTAGTGGGAGTATCAGGCAATGCCGGACAAGCCAATTACTCGGCTTCCAAAGCCGGTATGATAGGCCTTGCAAAGAGTGTAGCCAAAGAATTGGGTTCGCGCGGTATCCGTGCCAATGCTATTGCTCCGGGCTTTATCATTACCGATATGACAGCCGTATTGGACGAAGAAGTTAAGAAACAGTGGGCTACCCAAATACCTCTGCGCCGTGGTGGTAAACCTGAGGATGTAGCAGGAGTCGCAGTCTTCTTGGGTAGTGACCTATCAGCTTACGTAAGCGGACAAGTAATCAATGTTTGCGGTGGTATGAATTGCTAAGGCAATACCTTCACTTACAAACAACACAAGCACCGGAGCCATCCTTTTGATGTAAAGGCTCCGGTGTTTCTCTTTTTTACAACTTAGCGTTAAAAATCGAAATATCACAGCATCACACAAGCTCGTTAGCAACACCATTATTATTGTCTTTGGTTTTTAACCACATTGAGTGTGTCGAACAAATCCTGATTTTGATACAAATGATGAATAGAATTGAACGGAATAAAAATTAAATCGTATTTGTGAGGCAAATCCAACGTTCTAATGTCAGATTCGATAAATTTAATTTCTAACCCTTCTTTGCATGCTTTTAATTTTGCGCATTCCAGCATGGCAGATGAGCTATCCACACCACAAATATTATATTCTTTGGCTATGGGAATAGTAAGCCTGCCGGAACCACAGCAAAGCTCAAGTATTTTAGCTTCTTTATTTTCAGGAAGCCAGTTTTTATTTTGTCCACGTTTTTATTTGTTCAATAAATTGTGCTTGCTGGTCAATAAAAACATTGTGAGAACAGTTGTCAAAATACTTCAAGTTGCTTTTACCAATTAGGTTTTGTAGGTCGGTAATTTGTTGAGAAGAGTAAAGTCCATCTTCTTTTCCGTAAAGTCCATATATTTTGATTCTCTGTTTTAGTAGTGTCTGCAAATTTTTGGTAAGGTCGATAGTTGTATATTTTTCATTTTTCAAAAAACCTTGCAGTGCTTGATACTTCATTTCAGAAGCATATTTTATCAAAAGGGTGTCTGTTTTGAATTTTGAATAAATGATTTTTGCATCTTCTGTCGGATTTTTAGTTGAGTAAAATCCATTTTGCATAGCGTGCATTAAACTATACGAACTGTACTCAATTGAATTTTTGTCCATATTTTCAAGTATGGAAATATAATTTAGGTTAATGCTGTCGTTTTTTGTTTGATAAATAGTTTTTGAAGTTGATATTATAGTCTTAATTGTTTCCTGTAAAGATACGGGTGCTCCTACAAGAATAATTGATTGAACTTTTTTAGGATTTGCTTCTGCAAAAAGTGTGGCAACAACCCCACCAAAACTATGACCAATTAAATTTGCTTTTTTGAGATTGTATTTTTTGTATATGGCGTTTAAGTCGTCAAATGTTTCTTTAAAAGTAAACTTTGTGTTTGGGTCTTTGCTTCTTCCTTCGCCACGTCTGTCGTAAATTATTACAAAGAACCCTTTGTCAGCAAGTTGTTGTGCAGTCGTAGCTTCAAAGTTTACACAATTGTAACCTGGTCCACCATGAAGAAAAATAATTGGCATGTCTTTACTGTTACCAAATGACTTGGTGTAAATACTTTGTCCGTAAGCAAACATTGTTGCTATTACAAAAATTGTCGATGTGATTATTGTTTTCATTTTGTTTTTCATTTATTGTTGTCTTTTTGCTGTGTCGGCCTAAGATTGGAGCTAACTCTTGAATATCCGTAACTTTATTGCGCATATCCACCTTAAATGGTAAATGTCTAGCAATAAAATCGCACTTACAAAAATATAATCTTTCTGTATAACAACCTCAAAACTTTATATTTATTTCCTGTGGTTGAGGGTGATTAATATGTGTAAAATGTATCTGAGTGCTTAGGTTGTGATTTTTGGAGAGAGTAGGGGAAATTCTTTTATTATTGTGGCGGTGGGGCGACTTAGTCTGTGAGGTGCGCTCTTTGCTGCTGATTTTTGTGCTGATTATTTTTTAGGGATATAGATAAAATTGGTTAAAGCCCTTGACAAAGGGGGGTACGATGTCGTATCTTTGTATGAGATGATCTGCTTTTTTATTCAAATTTTACTCAAATCTATTATAAATAGGACGCAATATGGTACCAATACTCACACCACACTCTACGTATATATCAATAATATCCAATTCATCGGGATGGAATTATACAAGAAATAACATTGATGCCGTTACAAATTGTCAGAATAGGACGACTTAATGAAAATATCAAAATGTCAATCATGAGCTAATCACACTAAGATATAGCTCAATAGATCCGCACATGGGGGCTTATGTATCCCATATGCGGATTTTTTATTTTCGAACCTTTGCGGTGAAAAAACCTAACTACAACGCAATTTTTTTCTAACTGCGTTTTATTATTTTTCTAACTAAGCGACTCGATTTTTGTAGTTAAGAAAAAAGTAAAACTTAACTAAGAAAAAATCATGACCTAGTTACAAAAATAATCAACCTCAGCTCATTGCGTGGGTAAGACTTTATTTGCTAATCATAAATGTCCTTTTGTGATTTTATTTGCTGTTTTTGTGTTATTATGTCAATAAATAAGTGGGTTTGTGTGTATTTTGACTATTTCTGTTATGGGTTATAAATTGTTCTCAATTATATCAAAATGTCATTTCATGTTTATTGATAATCAGCAAGGGTAGTTAACTACCTTTTATCTCTTCTTTTTCAACTCTAAGACAATGCTCTTTTTTATCAATCGGAAATTGTGGTTATTAATAGATGCCTTATCTATACCTTCTTTACAGAAAGATACAAAGACGATAAAGGTTAATAGGTATAAATCTTTTTTGTGTTATATTATTTAATAGTTATAACAGCAGACGATATGCCATCATAGGATTCAAAACTAAAAGCAACCATGATAGGTTTCTTGACTGTGAAGTTTTTAACCAATTGAACTTTATATTTCCCTTTGCCTCTTTTTTCTAAAGTCATAAAACCCAGATCTATTTTATAGAGCATTGAGTTTTTACAATAAAGAGTAGCCTTATAACCCTGTGGTATATCAATAATCGTTACGTCATTTTTTTGTATGCTTTGGTAATTCTATATTCTTTTCCATCAAAAAAAGAAAAGCTAAACATATCGTAATCACGAGGATAGACTTGGAAATAAGCCTCTGGATTCTCAACAGACAGATTTATATCCCCGGGATCGATACGAGGCAATCTATCTCTCTCTTCTTTAGAGCAAGAAATAATAAAGAGTAATACTGCAAATAACAGAAAAAAGGTTCTTAAATTAATTGGAGTAAATTTTTTCATAGTAATTTAAATTGAATATTACTTTTAGTATGATATACAGTTATTTATCTTTAACGATGAAGCGAAGATAAAAATGTGATGAATTTTCTACAATAACTAAAAGGACGTATTTTATGCTCGGAATATAATATCTGATCCTACTTCATTTCCGGGTTCAAAGGTCATGGAGCTGATTACTATTATATTAACAACTCTATCGCGGATAAGAAATGCTATAAACGATGCATCATATAATTACAGAATAAGAAAGATAAACACTGTTAGCATGTTTGGGGGGATATATACAAAGAATCATTCTCTTAATTTTACAGATGTAATCTCAATCTATGGATCAATGCAGTTTCTGGTATTGAAAAAAGGGTATTAGGTCTTTGTGATTAATTATTGTTTAGTAACTTAGAGTTGTTTTGTAAATAGTAACACTTATACATCAATCCTTGAAATGATATGAATCAGTTTTTTAGGCTTTTTATTTTAACCTTGATACTACAACCTTTTACAAGAGTGATGGCGTAGGAAGGATATGCTGTGCAAACGAAAAAAGCTCTTGACGTAATGTCATCTGCAAAAGACCCAAACGATTACAAAAAGTCATTAGATATGTATGAGAACGCATTTGTTTCATTTCCAGACAGTATCGATTATGCAGGATTGTACAATGCTTCGATATCGGCCTCGGAACTGAACCTATACGATAAAGCTTTTGGTTATATAAATGGCATGAAAAGACTCCAGAAAGATGCATACGGCTTTCCGTGGTGGGACTATATTGCATGTCAGAACGCGGAAGAAGACTATAAACATTTGATGTCGGATAGAAGATGGAGGGTTTTGCTAAGGGATGCCGTAAAAGAGAAAGAGATGTTTTACCGAAATTTGGAAAAAGAAAAGAAGGAGTTTTTCGCTTTAAAAGAACCTTTACCATTCGATAATAAAAACATCAAACCTCTTGAACTTTATAAAAAACTCAAATGCTATAATGCGTATCTCACCAAAGAGAGACCTAACTATTCTATTATTTTCGACATCAACGACAGTACGCGCACATCTTATTTCGTGGATCTGCCTACTCACTATAATCCCGATAAGAAGTATTCTCTGCTCTTTTTCCTATACGGTGCAGTCAAGTACAACGCATTGGTTGGTGTACAACAAACAAGATAGTGTCATCAAAAAAGATGTAGAGAAGTGTGCATTTGATTTCCCTCGTAAATCAGGAAAAGTGAAAGCCACTTACCGAAACAACGAATTTCACATTGAGACCTCATGTCTAAAATCACTTTCGATCAATATCTCTCCTGAAATGGTAAATATGAATAAACCCATAAAAGTCTATATTGATGGGAAGTTACGTTATAATCACAAGGTGGTATTTGGTAAAGAATTTATGAGACAAAACTTCGAAAAGAACCGGGATCGAGATCAAGTGTGGGTAAATCAGATACGACTGAATATGTAGACAAATAAGTCCGGATTTGGTAGTATCTATCATGGCTGAAATAGAGCTCTCTGCCAAATCCGGAGTTTGAGACTGGTATTGCATTATTTATTCAATTGCTCTTTATTAGAAGTAATAGATCTGATATATCACTCGCAGGTGCTGTCTTTGAGTTGGTAAATAGATGGGGCTTGGTTAGAATTTTCGAGTCTACAACTTTATTCAATATATCCCACAGAATCTCATGGTATAAAATAATTATTGCTTGAGAATCATTTTCAAATCCGAATTCTCTTTTTAGTAAATTAATATCTACATCATTAAGTAAGAATGCAACAATAGTATCAGCTATTTTTTCAGACAATAAATTATTACTAACAGTAACACAGTGGGTGGGGAAATAGGGGATGCTATACACGCCTTTACTTAGGTGATAATTCGTAAAATCTTGCTTAAGGTAGGAGTTGGTGTATTTGTTGGAGAAGCTAATCTTTTTTTCAAAAGGATGAAGCCAAAATTGCTTTTCTATATAAATAGGAGAAAATATCAACTTGGCTATAACAGGGAGGATGATTGGGCTAACTACCGTAAAAGATCAGATACTTTTCAATGTTTGACTTGATATATTCGATGTTATGATGCCCTTCGAATACATGATTCTCGGAAGAGATACCTTTTTCTTCTAATATTTTGTGCAATATGGCACAGCCTTGGTAGAATTTACCTTCATCCTTATTCCCTGCATCAAGGTATATTCGGAAGTCTGTCCTTGTGACGTTCTTGATGATCTGTATAGGGTTGTACTTACTCCAATCATCAGGGTTAGGAAAATAAGCCTTGTCTTCTTCTTC includes the following:
- the fabG gene encoding 3-oxoacyl-[acyl-carrier-protein] reductase, with the protein product MKLLENKVALITGAGRGIGKAIALKYAQEGANVAITDLKIDESVEAFVKELEALGVKAKAYASNAANFEDAHKVVQEVVADFGRIDVLINNAGITRDGLMMRMTEEQWDLVINVNLKSAFNLIHAITPVMMKQKCGSIINMASVVGVSGNAGQANYSASKAGMIGLAKSVAKELGSRGIRANAIAPGFIITDMTAVLDEEVKKQWATQIPLRRGGKPEDVAGVAVFLGSDLSAYVSGQVINVCGGMNC
- a CDS encoding alpha/beta fold hydrolase — protein: MKNKMKTIITSTIFVIATMFAYGQSIYTKSFGNSKDMPIIFLHGGPGYNCVNFEATTAQQLADKGFFVIIYDRRGEGRSKDPNTKFTFKETFDDLNAIYKKYNLKKANLIGHSFGGVVATLFAEANPKKVQSIILVGAPVSLQETIKTIISTSKTIYQTKNDSINLNYISILENMDKNSIEYSSYSLMHAMQNGFYSTKNPTEDAKIIYSKFKTDTLLIKYASEMKYQALQGFLKNEKYTTIDLTKNLQTLLKQRIKIYGLYGKEDGLYSSQQITDLQNLIGKSNLKYFDNCSHNVFIDQQAQFIEQIKTWTK